One genomic region from Bacteroidota bacterium encodes:
- a CDS encoding deoxyribodipyrimidine photo-lyase: protein MQHKATIFWFRRDLRLQDNAALYYALKENKNVVPVFIFDPTILNKLEDKCDRRVDFIYQVLEQLNTDLHQLGSSLVVLYDSPLNAFKKLAEIYTIDAVYANHDYEPAAIERDTYIREFFRAKNIAFKTYKDQCIFEKSEVVKEDGLPYTIFTPYSKKWKSKLSSFYLKAYPTQNYFSNFSKTIEASSFPSLQQMGFQKTDSVFVPPQVDIAVIKQYKEMRDIPSVAGTTKLSVHLRFGTVSIRHLAAIALQHNEAWLNELIWRDFYMMILFHFPHVQNGAFKPAYNRILWRNDENEFDKWCAGKTGYPIVDAGMRELNETGFMHNRVRMITASFLTKHLLINWQWGEAYFAKKLLDFELASNNGGWQWAASSGCDAAPYFRIFNPYEQTKRFDPDLKYIRKWIPELEDFSYPKPIVDHKFARDRVLAVYKDALKP, encoded by the coding sequence ATGCAACACAAAGCAACTATTTTTTGGTTTAGACGAGACTTGCGCTTACAAGATAATGCGGCATTGTATTATGCACTAAAAGAAAATAAGAATGTAGTTCCTGTTTTTATTTTTGATCCAACTATTTTAAATAAGTTAGAAGATAAATGCGATAGGAGGGTAGATTTTATTTATCAAGTACTCGAACAATTAAATACTGATTTGCACCAACTTGGGTCGAGTCTTGTCGTTTTGTACGATAGCCCATTAAATGCGTTTAAAAAATTGGCAGAAATATATACTATTGATGCTGTTTATGCCAATCATGATTATGAGCCTGCAGCTATAGAGCGGGACACCTATATTCGGGAATTTTTTAGGGCAAAGAATATCGCTTTCAAAACCTATAAAGACCAATGTATATTTGAGAAAAGCGAAGTAGTAAAAGAAGATGGCTTGCCTTATACTATATTCACGCCATATTCTAAAAAATGGAAATCGAAACTCTCTTCTTTTTATTTGAAGGCATATCCCACTCAAAATTATTTTTCAAATTTTTCCAAAACCATTGAAGCATCTAGTTTTCCTAGCTTACAACAAATGGGATTTCAAAAAACGGATAGTGTTTTTGTTCCTCCCCAAGTGGATATAGCTGTAATAAAGCAATATAAAGAAATGCGAGATATTCCTTCTGTTGCGGGCACCACAAAATTAAGTGTTCACTTGCGTTTTGGGACAGTAAGTATAAGACATTTGGCTGCCATTGCATTACAGCACAATGAAGCGTGGTTGAACGAATTAATCTGGAGAGATTTTTACATGATGATTTTATTTCATTTTCCGCATGTGCAAAATGGTGCATTTAAACCTGCATACAATCGTATTTTATGGAGAAACGATGAAAATGAATTTGATAAATGGTGTGCTGGTAAAACAGGCTATCCAATTGTAGATGCCGGTATGCGAGAGCTAAATGAAACCGGATTTATGCACAATAGAGTGCGAATGATTACTGCTAGTTTTTTAACTAAACATCTACTAATAAATTGGCAATGGGGAGAAGCTTATTTTGCCAAAAAACTACTTGATTTCGAATTGGCTTCAAATAATGGAGGTTGGCAATGGGCTGCAAGTTCCGGCTGCGATGCAGCTCCGTATTTTAGAATATTTAATCCATACGAACAAACAAAAAGATTCGACCCCGATCTGAAATACATTAGAAAGTGGATTCCGGAGCTAGAAGATTTTTCTTACCCTAAGCCTATTGTAGATCATAAGTTTGCTAGAGACCGAGTATTGGCTGTATATAAAGATGCTTTGAAACCATAG